In one window of Gossypium arboreum isolate Shixiya-1 chromosome 4, ASM2569848v2, whole genome shotgun sequence DNA:
- the LOC108460805 gene encoding serine/arginine-rich splicing factor SC35 — MSHFGRSGPPDISDTYSLLVLNITFRTTADDLFPLFDKYGKVVDIFIPKDRRTGDSRGFAFVRYKYADEAQKAVDRLDGRVVDGREITVQFAKYGPNAERIHKGRIIEPVPRSRSRSPRRRHRDDYSRDRDYRRRSRSRSYDRYERDRYRGKDRDYRRRSRSRSASPDYSKGRRRGCYDDDRRSSSRSLSAAAARCSPSPRRSLTPRKASSPRCESPYRRSRDGGSPSPRSVSPRGHPTDSRSPSPRNSDVDE; from the exons atgtctcACTTTGGAAGATCAGGTCCTCCCGACATCTCTGATACCTACTCTCTTCTCGTCCTCAATATCACATTCC gTACGACCGCTGATGATTTGTTTCCGTTGTTCGATAAGTACGGGAAAGTCGTTGACATCTTTATCCCTAAAGATCGAAG GACTGGTGATTCTCGAGGTTTTGCATTTGTACGATATAAGTATGCGGATGAGGCACAGAAAGCTGTGGATAGGCTCGATG GGAGAGTCGTTGATGGTCGGGAGATAACAGTTCAATttgcgaaatatgggcctaatgCAGAAAGGAT TCACAAAGGAAGGATTATTGAACCAGTTCCAAGGTCAAGAAGTCGCAGCCCACGCAGAAG GCACCGGGATGATTATTCCAGAGATAGGGATTATAGGAGAAGAAGTCGTAGTAGGAGCTATGACCGGTATGAACGTGATCGATATCGTGGGAAAGACAGAGACTATCGGCGTCGCAGCAGGAGTCGTAGTGCAAGTCCTGACTATTCTAAAGGTCGAAGAAGAGGGTGCTATGATGATGATCGGCGGAGTAGCAGTCGATCACTGAG tgCTGCTGCTGCTCGCTGCAGCCCTAGTCCTCGTAGGAGTCTTACCCCACGCAAGGCCTCTTCTCCAAGGTGTGAAAGTCCTTACAGGCGCAGCCGTGATGGAGGGTCTCCAAGTCCTCGAAGTGTTTCACCAAGAGGCCACCCTACTGATTCTCGTAGTCCATCTCCTCGGAACTCAGATGTTGAT GAATAA